In one Thermodesulfobium acidiphilum genomic region, the following are encoded:
- the trmFO gene encoding methylenetetrahydrofolate--tRNA-(uracil(54)-C(5))-methyltransferase (FADH(2)-oxidizing) TrmFO → MYFNKEKDRINIIGAGLAGSEAALFLLERGYLLNIYEMRPKVKTPVHKTDLFAELVCSNSLGNKSVFSASGLLKEEIRILGSTLIKLAEISSVEAGQALAVDREEFSRRVTDKIISYPNVSVIREEVREIPENTFTIVATGPLTSENLFKYFQKFLDSKDLYFYDATSPIIRYDSIDLNFAFWANRYNKGDSAYLNCPMSEEEYNIFYEELTKADSIRSHFPDEEKYFEGCMPIEELARRGRNTLLYGPLKPKGLKDPRTNKEPYCVVQLRSENKDKTLFNMVGFQTRLPFKEQDRIFRFIPALKNAEFVRYGVMHKNIYFNSSSLIKENLESKKINNLFFAGQIIGTEGYIEAIATGLLAAINLHLKIQGKSYLILPRTTMLGSLINHIINVSAEKPAPMNASFGLLPPLFEKMNKKRRYEEYAKRSLRELNKYLSDFKYYYEN, encoded by the coding sequence ATGTATTTTAATAAAGAAAAAGACAGAATAAACATAATAGGTGCAGGATTGGCCGGAAGCGAAGCGGCTCTTTTTTTGCTTGAGAGAGGATATTTATTAAACATTTATGAAATGAGGCCGAAAGTTAAGACCCCTGTTCATAAAACAGATTTATTTGCAGAACTTGTATGTAGTAATTCATTGGGAAATAAAAGTGTTTTTTCAGCTTCAGGTTTGCTTAAAGAAGAAATTAGAATCCTAGGATCCACTCTAATAAAATTAGCTGAAATTTCTTCAGTAGAGGCAGGACAAGCGCTTGCAGTTGACAGAGAAGAGTTTTCCAGGCGAGTTACTGATAAGATAATCTCTTATCCAAATGTTAGTGTTATTAGGGAAGAAGTAAGAGAAATTCCAGAAAACACTTTTACTATAGTGGCAACTGGGCCTTTAACATCTGAAAATTTATTTAAATATTTTCAAAAATTTTTGGATAGCAAAGATTTGTATTTTTATGATGCTACATCGCCTATTATAAGGTATGATTCTATCGATTTAAATTTTGCATTCTGGGCAAACAGATATAATAAGGGAGATAGTGCGTATTTAAATTGTCCAATGTCAGAAGAAGAATACAATATTTTTTATGAAGAACTGACAAAAGCTGATAGTATAAGAAGTCATTTTCCGGATGAGGAAAAATATTTTGAAGGTTGTATGCCAATAGAAGAATTGGCTAGGAGAGGTAGAAATACACTTTTGTATGGTCCATTAAAGCCAAAAGGGTTAAAAGATCCAAGAACAAATAAAGAACCATATTGTGTGGTTCAGCTCAGGTCTGAAAATAAAGATAAAACATTATTTAACATGGTTGGATTTCAAACAAGGCTTCCTTTTAAAGAGCAAGATAGGATATTCAGATTTATTCCAGCTCTAAAAAATGCTGAATTTGTAAGGTATGGAGTAATGCATAAAAATATTTACTTTAATTCTTCCTCGTTAATTAAAGAAAATTTAGAATCAAAAAAAATCAACAATCTTTTTTTTGCAGGCCAGATCATTGGGACAGAAGGTTATATTGAGGCGATTGCAACAGGATTACTGGCTGCAATAAATTTACACCTAAAAATTCAGGGAAAATCTTATCTTATTTTACCAAGAACCACAATGTTAGGTTCTTTGATAAATCATATTATTAATGTTTCAGCCGAAAAACCTGCTCCAATGAATGCGTCATTTGGTTTATTGCCACCTCTTTTTGAGAAGATGAACAAGAAAAGAAGATATGAAGAGTATGCAAAGAGGTCTTTACGTGAATTAAATAAATATCTCTCTGATTTCAAATACTATTATGAAAATTAG
- a CDS encoding molybdopterin molybdotransferase MoeA: MIKFLKLSSFQKALNFCDLFSPIEDCEELNVFELNNRVSFEDVFSKFSLPLSNRSSVDGFAVFSEETFGASENTPVLLKLLGEQRVNDSPIDIEKGGCVRVATGSSLPGNSDGVVMIEHAKVSGDFVEIYKPISYFENVLKKGEDFMEGSVLINKGKRINFRDSALLAAAGFEKVKVYRKPRVAIISTGDEIIPYKEEISISKVYDANGPLIVNGIKNYAEALFFGIVKDSKKDLEEKFEYALENCDCIFISGGSSVGERDYIEEVIKNFGEIIHHGFLVKPGKPLLLGKKNNIPIIGFPGHPLPVMIHLNLVGISVLKKLGGDKNCYPKSDKGILGEPVFSVPGRVDLVMGYRKNNFIIPLLSKSDYISLATKSEFIIKIPEDREIILEGEEVEIYLWD, translated from the coding sequence ATGATTAAATTTTTAAAGCTATCATCTTTTCAAAAAGCTTTAAACTTTTGCGATCTTTTTTCCCCTATAGAAGATTGTGAAGAATTAAATGTTTTTGAATTGAATAATAGAGTCTCCTTTGAAGATGTTTTTTCAAAATTTTCTCTACCATTATCAAATCGCTCAAGTGTTGATGGTTTTGCGGTTTTTTCTGAAGAAACCTTTGGTGCAAGTGAAAACACTCCTGTGTTATTAAAGCTTCTAGGAGAGCAAAGGGTAAATGATTCTCCCATAGATATTGAAAAGGGGGGATGTGTAAGGGTTGCTACTGGAAGTTCACTTCCAGGTAATTCTGATGGTGTTGTAATGATTGAACATGCAAAAGTTTCTGGTGACTTTGTTGAAATATATAAACCAATTTCTTATTTTGAAAACGTATTAAAAAAGGGCGAAGACTTTATGGAAGGAAGTGTTCTTATAAATAAGGGAAAAAGGATTAATTTTAGAGATAGTGCCCTTTTGGCTGCAGCTGGTTTTGAAAAAGTAAAAGTTTATAGAAAACCTCGAGTGGCAATAATTTCTACAGGTGATGAAATAATTCCTTATAAAGAAGAGATATCAATTTCTAAAGTATATGATGCTAATGGGCCATTAATTGTTAATGGAATAAAAAATTATGCAGAGGCGCTTTTTTTTGGAATTGTAAAAGACAGCAAAAAAGATCTTGAAGAAAAGTTTGAGTATGCATTAGAAAATTGTGATTGTATATTTATTTCTGGGGGAAGTTCAGTTGGTGAAAGAGATTATATTGAGGAGGTAATAAAAAATTTTGGAGAAATTATTCATCATGGTTTTCTTGTAAAGCCTGGAAAGCCACTCTTACTTGGAAAGAAAAATAATATTCCAATCATAGGCTTTCCTGGTCATCCATTACCTGTAATGATTCATCTTAATCTTGTTGGAATTTCGGTTTTAAAAAAACTTGGTGGAGATAAGAATTGCTATCCGAAATCGGATAAAGGAATTTTGGGTGAACCTGTTTTTTCTGTTCCTGGCAGAGTTGATTTGGTTATGGGTTATAGAAAAAACAATTTTATAATTCCTTTATTAAGTAAGTCTGATTATATATCTTTAGCTACTAAATCAGAATTTATAATAAAAATACCTGAGGATAGAGAAATTATTTTAGAAGGCGAAGAAGTAGAAATCTATCTTTGGGACTAA
- the rph gene encoding ribonuclease PH, whose translation MRLDKTRKNDELRHIEIIKDFLIYPEGSVLISFGNTKVICNASVEDKVPPFLKGSGSGWITSEYSMIPRATQDRNVRESTSGKVSGRNQEIQRIIGRSLRSAVDLSLLGERTIYIDAEVIQADAGTRCASITGGFVALVLALRKLKEYGLIKASPLKYYVAAVSVAILNDEVILDPNFEEDVVADVDLNIIANENREIIEIQGTAEKKPFSKEKLNEILYIAYIGIEKIIAIQKKVLKLTR comes from the coding sequence ATTAGGCTTGATAAGACGAGAAAAAATGATGAATTAAGACATATTGAAATTATTAAAGATTTTTTGATTTATCCTGAAGGGAGTGTTTTGATCTCTTTTGGTAATACAAAAGTTATTTGTAATGCTTCAGTTGAAGATAAAGTACCACCCTTTTTAAAGGGTTCTGGTAGCGGATGGATTACCAGCGAGTATAGCATGATACCCCGTGCTACTCAAGATAGAAATGTTAGAGAGAGCACTTCTGGTAAAGTTTCTGGTAGAAATCAAGAAATTCAAAGAATAATAGGTAGGTCACTAAGAAGCGCTGTAGATCTAAGCCTTCTTGGTGAAAGAACAATATATATAGATGCAGAAGTAATACAAGCTGATGCAGGAACAAGGTGTGCGAGTATAACAGGTGGTTTTGTTGCTCTTGTGCTTGCATTAAGGAAATTAAAAGAATATGGACTAATAAAAGCTAGTCCACTGAAATATTATGTTGCTGCTGTTTCTGTAGCAATTTTAAACGATGAAGTTATATTAGATCCAAATTTTGAGGAAGACGTTGTTGCTGATGTAGATCTTAATATAATTGCTAACGAAAATAGAGAAATTATAGAAATTCAAGGAACTGCAGAAAAAAAACCATTTTCCAAAGAAAAATTAAATGAGATACTTTATATTGCTTATATTGGGATAGAAAAGATAATAGCTATACAAAAAAAAGTGTTAAAGCTTACACGTTAA
- the ccsA gene encoding cytochrome c biogenesis protein CcsA, with product MILVAIDLIVLSIFFSVLNIFKNNKINIYLSVIFALLCFFDLGIYIIKLFLSSQFFYINIFIYEKLISTFLLLVFIYFSFKKSWRIIALFVILFSLFFLIHSDIFEFSKIIVLSNIYNKNFPHILLFYHYMFASIAQTLFLSSFIISFFFFYERWRVKHKKFGPFIKLLPSLPELDKKILSFISLGFCFLTLSIFLGFVILKETYNGFYLIDPNNVLNVVLWIMFLIYIIIRKKTKMMTEKLSWLVLISTILTFLSIFLSYFTITFHNFR from the coding sequence ATGATTTTAGTGGCTATTGATTTAATAGTACTATCTATCTTTTTCTCTGTTTTAAATATTTTCAAAAATAATAAAATTAATATATACCTTTCTGTTATTTTTGCTTTGCTTTGTTTTTTTGATTTAGGAATTTACATTATAAAATTATTTTTAAGTTCACAGTTTTTTTATATTAATATTTTTATTTACGAAAAATTAATTAGTACCTTTTTATTACTTGTTTTTATATACTTTAGCTTTAAAAAAAGCTGGAGAATTATAGCTCTATTTGTTATTTTATTCTCTTTATTTTTTCTTATCCATTCAGATATATTTGAATTTTCAAAAATAATTGTTCTTAGTAACATTTATAACAAAAATTTCCCACATATTCTTTTGTTTTATCATTATATGTTTGCATCTATTGCTCAAACTTTATTTTTGTCTTCCTTTATAATTTCTTTCTTTTTCTTTTATGAAAGATGGAGAGTGAAACATAAAAAATTTGGTCCGTTTATAAAGCTTTTACCTTCACTACCAGAGCTTGATAAAAAGATCTTGAGCTTTATATCTTTGGGATTTTGTTTTTTAACCCTGTCAATATTTCTTGGTTTTGTAATTTTAAAAGAAACGTATAATGGTTTTTACTTAATTGATCCAAATAATGTGCTTAATGTTGTATTATGGATAATGTTTTTAATATATATAATTATAAGGAAAAAAACTAAAATGATGACTGAAAAACTTTCATGGTTGGTCTTAATTTCAACAATTTTAACCTTTTTATCTATTTTTCTTAGTTATTTTACCATTACATTTCATAATTTTCGGTAA
- the hemC gene encoding hydroxymethylbilane synthase — MRGKIIIGTRGSKLALTQARYVANLINKFDSNIKIEIKIIKTTGDKLMVALHKAPEKGLFVKEIEEALLNKEIDLAVHSMKDMPAETISELEIFAVPIREDPSDVIVPRNKLNVGSLKDIDSNSVFATSSLRRISLINNFLKCKEIKDIRGNIDTRLKKLDEGFCDYIIMAKAALDRLGIKRNFITLDPFSFVPAVAQGALAIQGRKEDFNKFAEIIRFLDDSDTRISTDIERRVLRLIGGGCQIPFGCYVCPIENKFFKISAFIEKDDNIIRVLFEEDFKKDKNEVADEIYKRLFF; from the coding sequence TTGAGAGGAAAAATTATAATTGGTACTCGCGGGAGCAAGCTCGCTCTTACTCAGGCAAGATATGTAGCCAATCTTATTAATAAATTTGATAGTAATATTAAGATTGAAATAAAGATCATAAAAACTACTGGAGACAAACTGATGGTTGCGCTGCACAAAGCGCCAGAAAAAGGATTATTTGTTAAAGAAATTGAAGAGGCGCTCTTGAATAAAGAAATAGATTTAGCTGTACACAGCATGAAAGATATGCCAGCAGAAACTATAAGCGAACTAGAAATTTTCGCTGTGCCTATTAGAGAAGATCCTTCTGATGTAATTGTGCCTAGAAACAAATTAAATGTTGGGAGTTTAAAAGATATCGATTCAAACTCAGTATTTGCAACCAGTAGTCTAAGAAGGATTTCTCTTATAAATAATTTTTTGAAGTGTAAAGAAATTAAAGACATAAGGGGAAATATTGATACTAGATTAAAAAAACTTGATGAAGGTTTTTGTGATTATATTATAATGGCAAAAGCTGCTTTAGATAGGCTTGGAATTAAAAGAAATTTTATTACACTTGATCCATTTAGCTTTGTTCCTGCTGTAGCACAGGGTGCACTTGCTATTCAGGGAAGGAAAGAGGATTTTAATAAGTTTGCTGAAATTATAAGATTTTTAGATGACTCTGATACAAGAATTTCGACAGATATTGAAAGAAGGGTTTTAAGACTGATTGGTGGTGGCTGTCAAATCCCCTTTGGCTGTTATGTCTGTCCTATTGAAAACAAATTTTTTAAAATTTCTGCTTTTATAGAAAAAGATGATAATATAATAAGAGTTTTATTTGAAGAAGACTTTAAAAAGGATAAAAATGAGGTTGCTGATGAAATATATAAAAGACTTTTTTTCTAA
- a CDS encoding MBL fold metallo-hydrolase: MMKIKALSVGFIGANCYIIDFDDNNIALIDPGDEGERISREFDGKKLKWILLTHGHADHIMAVNMLKEKFNPKIIVSINEKEIIENPELNLSKQFGIPCSVKADLYVQEGIIKLDSHKVRVLETPGHTPGSVIYIIENYMFTGDTLFKDSIGRMDLPGGDKALMKKTLRRLSEIEVDYTVLPGHGPSTSLKREQKNNPYFISFL, from the coding sequence ATGATGAAAATCAAGGCTCTAAGCGTGGGGTTTATTGGTGCGAACTGTTATATTATTGACTTTGATGACAACAATATAGCTCTCATAGATCCTGGTGACGAAGGCGAAAGAATTTCAAGAGAATTTGATGGCAAAAAATTAAAGTGGATTCTTTTGACTCACGGGCACGCAGATCATATTATGGCTGTAAATATGTTAAAAGAAAAATTTAATCCTAAAATTATTGTATCTATCAATGAAAAAGAGATTATTGAGAATCCTGAACTTAACCTTTCAAAGCAGTTTGGGATACCTTGTAGTGTCAAAGCTGATCTGTATGTTCAAGAAGGTATAATTAAACTAGATAGTCATAAAGTAAGAGTGCTTGAAACTCCTGGACATACTCCTGGATCTGTTATTTATATAATTGAAAATTACATGTTTACGGGAGATACTCTTTTTAAGGACTCTATTGGTAGAATGGATTTGCCTGGTGGGGATAAGGCTTTGATGAAGAAAACCTTAAGAAGACTATCTGAAATAGAAGTTGATTATACTGTATTGCCAGGGCATGGACCATCAACTTCTTTGAAACGTGAACAAAAAAATAATCCTTACTTTATTTCATTTCTATAG
- a CDS encoding interleukin-like EMT inducer domain-containing protein, with the protein MKYIKDFFSNKVFRHLVYFFIFLFLVNFVFLKTNAYSQESTLSLRLGNGMVIVLGEQSSLSKIKDLILTSKRKFETIQDLADFISSEHISGIKEIGLFVSDNLQPNENIKKVFDGTLRDAIEKGVIPYLPNNIKFSQVREFLESFGYNVIFGPGVYPFSDKLKCEVKLASYGLKSGSYIEINWKKYIPKKLGYFLIAIDPNNGKIISEGNFNTSFHHQENAALVNYLQSVPKNAFLLGVINIEAMRKMDSDSYTLLNQMGLHLVPFGYYGYSHAFILDVKEKKALEERSSTISELYYVPPEKLDESSFIRLINKKPLPTIYLDGLSPDSKVLVFSLPQNRRF; encoded by the coding sequence ATGAAATATATAAAAGACTTTTTTTCTAATAAAGTTTTTAGACATCTTGTTTATTTTTTTATTTTTTTATTTTTAGTTAACTTTGTCTTTCTTAAAACAAATGCCTATTCACAGGAAAGCACTTTAAGTTTAAGACTAGGAAATGGAATGGTTATTGTTCTTGGTGAACAATCATCTTTAAGTAAAATTAAAGATTTGATTCTTACAAGTAAAAGGAAGTTTGAAACGATTCAGGATTTGGCTGATTTTATCTCCAGTGAACACATAAGTGGGATTAAAGAAATTGGATTATTTGTTTCTGATAATTTACAACCTAATGAAAATATAAAAAAGGTGTTTGATGGAACATTAAGAGATGCCATCGAAAAGGGTGTAATACCATATTTGCCAAATAACATAAAGTTCTCTCAGGTAAGAGAATTTTTGGAAAGTTTTGGATATAACGTTATCTTTGGCCCAGGTGTTTATCCTTTTTCTGATAAATTAAAATGTGAAGTGAAGCTTGCAAGTTATGGTCTTAAAAGTGGAAGTTATATTGAAATTAATTGGAAAAAATATATTCCTAAAAAATTGGGTTATTTTTTGATTGCGATTGATCCAAATAATGGCAAAATTATTAGCGAAGGCAATTTTAATACCTCTTTCCATCATCAAGAGAATGCCGCTTTAGTTAATTACCTTCAATCTGTGCCAAAAAATGCCTTTTTGCTTGGTGTAATAAATATAGAAGCTATGAGGAAAATGGATAGTGATTCATATACACTTCTAAATCAAATGGGATTACATTTAGTTCCTTTTGGATACTATGGATATAGCCATGCATTTATTTTGGATGTAAAAGAAAAAAAAGCGCTGGAAGAAAGATCTTCAACTATATCAGAACTATATTATGTTCCTCCAGAGAAATTGGATGAATCAAGTTTTATTAGATTAATTAATAAAAAACCACTTCCAACAATTTATCTTGACGGTTTAAGCCCTGATTCAAAAGTTTTAGTTTTTTCACTGCCGCAAAATAGGAGGTTTTGA
- the topA gene encoding type I DNA topoisomerase has protein sequence MSESKKKVMIVESPSKTKTLSKILGKSLKILASKGHVRDLPKTRLGIDIDNNFDPTFRIMKEKSKLIEDLRKEVKDAKIVYLAPDPDREGEAIAWHLKEVLKLKDGQYKRVYFNEITEKAVKEAMRQPRDLDTKLIEAQKARRILDRIIGYKISPFLWKTLQRGLSAGRVQSVALRMVVEREREIRDFEVKKYYTFQIKCLDDNNKEFTLKLCDKKYNPIKFFDEDEANEVLKKLEGAKLAIKSLEIKEKKKNSPFPFITSTLQQEAQKKHGFSLKKTMKLAQSLYEGLQIGPEGSTGLITYMRTDSFNVSLEAQENAKELIVKLFGEDFYKKYHPKKNKSSQEAHEAIRPTSVFRLPDEIKQYLGKEYYLLYDLIWKRFMASQMANAVYDALEIKGEAENYNFFARFLNLKFPGYMVLWDEEKETDENDEVFPKLTEGKLYEIVSIDKIEGFLSPPPRYTEATLVKRLEELGIGRPSTYAPTIITLQERNYVKKEGKVLIPTKIGEEVTDILVKYFPDIVDYEFTAKMESDLDKIFNEEDRIKLLKDFYQPFEMSLHNFEENSIEILNSLVSEKKCPLCGSDMKLRISKFGRFYSCSRYPECKGKLPFEDSSNSEKNNNEENLNKNEDDAKESDVECPICGSKMVEKRSKFGRFLACSRYPECKGTLPYGKRVEQRCPNCGGQLIRTFSKKGKPYYKCVNKDCNYYSFKLPNNGKNHKVEKSTKE, from the coding sequence ATGTCTGAGAGTAAGAAAAAAGTAATGATTGTTGAGTCGCCATCTAAAACAAAAACTCTTTCTAAAATACTTGGCAAGTCTTTAAAAATTTTAGCGTCAAAGGGTCACGTTCGTGACTTACCAAAAACAAGGCTTGGCATTGATATAGATAATAATTTTGATCCTACTTTTAGGATTATGAAAGAAAAAAGCAAGCTTATAGAAGATTTAAGAAAAGAGGTAAAGGATGCAAAAATAGTTTATCTTGCTCCAGATCCTGATAGAGAAGGCGAAGCAATTGCATGGCATTTAAAAGAAGTGCTTAAGTTAAAAGATGGTCAGTACAAAAGGGTATATTTTAATGAAATTACTGAAAAAGCTGTTAAAGAAGCAATGAGGCAACCAAGAGATTTAGATACAAAACTTATTGAGGCACAAAAAGCAAGAAGAATTTTAGATAGAATAATTGGTTATAAAATATCTCCGTTCCTGTGGAAAACTCTCCAAAGGGGACTTTCTGCTGGCAGAGTTCAGTCGGTTGCGCTAAGAATGGTGGTTGAGAGAGAAAGAGAAATAAGAGATTTTGAAGTTAAAAAGTATTATACCTTTCAGATTAAATGCCTAGATGACAATAATAAAGAGTTTACTTTAAAGTTATGTGACAAAAAATATAATCCAATAAAATTTTTTGATGAAGATGAGGCTAATGAGGTTCTTAAAAAATTAGAAGGTGCAAAACTTGCTATAAAAAGCCTAGAAATTAAGGAAAAGAAAAAGAATTCACCATTTCCCTTCATTACCAGTACCCTTCAACAGGAAGCACAAAAAAAACACGGGTTTAGCTTAAAGAAAACAATGAAATTGGCGCAGTCACTATATGAAGGTCTTCAGATTGGTCCTGAGGGAAGTACTGGATTGATTACATACATGAGAACAGATTCCTTCAACGTTTCTCTTGAGGCACAGGAAAATGCAAAGGAGCTAATTGTAAAACTATTTGGTGAAGACTTTTACAAAAAATATCATCCAAAAAAGAATAAAAGCAGTCAGGAAGCACATGAAGCTATAAGGCCTACATCAGTTTTTAGATTACCAGATGAAATAAAGCAGTATCTTGGCAAAGAATATTATCTTTTATATGATCTTATCTGGAAAAGATTCATGGCAAGCCAGATGGCGAATGCTGTTTATGATGCGCTCGAGATCAAAGGTGAAGCCGAAAATTATAATTTTTTTGCTAGATTTTTAAATTTAAAATTTCCTGGATATATGGTTTTGTGGGATGAAGAAAAAGAAACTGATGAAAATGATGAAGTTTTCCCTAAATTAACTGAAGGTAAACTTTATGAAATAGTTTCTATTGATAAAATTGAAGGATTTCTTTCTCCGCCTCCTAGATACACTGAGGCTACCCTTGTAAAAAGATTAGAAGAGCTTGGAATTGGAAGACCTTCTACATATGCTCCAACTATTATTACTCTTCAAGAGAGAAATTATGTCAAAAAAGAGGGGAAGGTTTTAATTCCTACAAAAATTGGCGAAGAAGTAACAGATATACTGGTAAAATATTTTCCTGACATTGTTGATTATGAATTTACTGCAAAAATGGAAAGCGATCTGGATAAGATATTTAATGAAGAAGATAGAATAAAACTCCTAAAGGATTTTTACCAGCCGTTTGAAATGAGTCTTCATAATTTTGAAGAGAATTCAATTGAAATTCTTAACTCTTTGGTTTCTGAGAAAAAATGCCCATTATGTGGTTCTGACATGAAATTAAGAATTAGTAAATTTGGCAGATTTTACTCATGTTCAAGATATCCTGAGTGTAAAGGTAAATTACCCTTTGAGGATTCTTCTAATAGTGAAAAAAATAATAATGAAGAAAATTTGAATAAAAACGAGGATGATGCTAAAGAATCGGATGTTGAGTGTCCAATATGCGGTAGTAAAATGGTTGAGAAAAGAAGCAAATTTGGAAGGTTTTTAGCCTGTTCAAGATATCCAGAGTGTAAAGGCACCCTGCCTTATGGGAAAAGGGTCGAACAAAGGTGCCCAAATTGCGGTGGTCAATTAATTAGGACATTTAGTAAAAAAGGTAAACCTTATTATAAGTGTGTAAATAAAGATTGTAATTATTATAGTTTCAAGTTACCGAATAATGGTAAAAATCATAAGGTTGAAAAATCTACAAAGGAATAG
- a CDS encoding tyrosine-type recombinase/integrase, with protein sequence MKIRKNQIFDFLDYLQFSKLCSNNTIRAYRSDLINWFGFLKNSKNNLNELEIIKLTYDWLIKDQNSKLLKKTSISRKISAIKSFLDYLYKIDVIENKLSLTLKNPKKDRMLPKYLNSSDIADVISKNFTSNNFYNIRNSLIILLLFNTGIRISELENIKIEDINFDRNEIRIIGKGNKERIVFFTNFTKDFLKKYINERQKLKTNCQYLLLSRLKNKISERMIRYIVSNIWETQTGKRITPHQLRHSLATFLLNQGVELKYIQEILGHENINTTNIYAKLTEKTIKTEYYKSLDKLEK encoded by the coding sequence ATGAAAATTAGGAAAAATCAGATTTTTGATTTTTTGGATTATTTACAGTTTAGTAAACTATGCTCTAATAATACTATTAGAGCATATAGGAGCGACCTTATTAACTGGTTTGGATTTTTAAAGAATTCAAAAAATAATTTAAATGAACTTGAAATAATAAAGTTAACTTACGATTGGTTAATAAAGGATCAGAATTCAAAGTTACTAAAAAAAACTTCTATTTCAAGAAAAATTTCTGCAATTAAATCATTTTTAGATTATCTTTATAAGATTGACGTTATAGAGAACAAATTATCTTTGACTTTAAAAAATCCAAAAAAAGATAGAATGTTGCCAAAGTATTTAAATTCTTCAGATATAGCTGATGTGATTAGCAAAAATTTTACTTCCAATAACTTTTACAATATTAGAAATTCTCTTATTATTCTTTTACTATTCAACACAGGCATAAGAATAAGTGAATTAGAAAATATTAAGATAGAAGATATAAATTTTGATAGAAATGAAATTAGGATAATTGGGAAAGGAAACAAAGAGAGAATTGTCTTTTTTACAAATTTTACAAAGGATTTCTTAAAAAAATACATTAATGAAAGACAAAAACTAAAAACAAATTGCCAATATCTTCTCCTTTCGAGGTTAAAGAACAAAATTAGCGAGAGAATGATTAGATATATTGTATCTAATATCTGGGAAACCCAAACCGGGAAAAGGATTACGCCACACCAGCTTAGGCACTCTTTAGCAACCTTTTTACTCAATCAAGGAGTAGAATTAAAATATATTCAAGAAATTTTGGGTCATGAAAATATTAATACTACAAATATTTATGCTAAATTAACTGAAAAAACTATAAAAACAGAATACTACAAATCACTAGATAAATTAGAAAAGTAA